One window of Scylla paramamosain isolate STU-SP2022 chromosome 47, ASM3559412v1, whole genome shotgun sequence genomic DNA carries:
- the LOC135095106 gene encoding uncharacterized protein DDB_G0292186-like encodes NNNNNNNNNNNNNNNNNNNSNNNNNNNNSNNNNNNNNNNNNNNNNNNNNNNNNNSNNNNNNNNNNNNNNNNNNNNNNNNNNNKNNNNNNNNSNNNNNNNNSNNNNNNNNNNNNNNKHNINKHNNNNNSNNNNNNNNNNNNNNNNNNSNNNNNNNNNNNNNNNNSNNNNNNNNNNNNNNNNNNNSNNNNNNNNNNNNNNNNNSNNNNNNNNSNNN; translated from the coding sequence aacaacaacaacaacaacaacaacaacaacaacaacaacaataataacaacaacaatagcaacaacaataataacaacaacaatagcaacaacaataataacaacaacaacaacaacaacaacaataacaacaacaacaacaacaataacaacaacaacaacagcaataacaacaacaacaacaacaacaacaacaacaacaataacaacaacaacaacaacaacaacaacaacaacaacaacaacaagaacaataacaacaacaacaacaacagcaacaacaacaacaacaacaataatagcaacaacaataataataacaacaacaacaacaacaacaacaacaaacacaacatcaacaaacacaacaacaacaacaatagcaacaacaataataataacaacaacaacaacaacaacaacaataacaacaacaatagcaacaacaacaacaacaacaacaacaacaacaacaacaacaacaacaatagcaacaacaataataataacaacaacaacaacaacaacaacaacaacaacaacaacaatagcaacaacaataataacaacaacaacaacaacaacaacaacaacaacaacaatagcaacaacaataataacaacaacaatagcaacaacaac